One Pseudobutyrivibrio xylanivorans genomic window, GACTCATTACAAAGAAGAAAAATGAACCCGATGCTCTGGCAACTCCATAATTCATCTCAATCCCATATTTTTCAATGTGAAAATTCAAGGCATTCAAAAATGGCTGAATTGTAGTTGTAAGCATTGCAGCAATCAGGAATGTTAGTCCTGTCATAAAGCTATGGCCATTGGTGCATAAAGAAATCAATAAATCGATTGTAATAATAATGCCTAATGCACCTAAGATATCCATCACATCGAAATTAGTCGCATTGTCAGTCGCAACAGAAACTACCTGTTGAATTATGGCTGCAAACAAATACGAAATAGCAAATAATAATCCGATTGCAAAAGTTGAATAACCTCTATTCGACAAATAAGCAGAACCCATACTCACCGCACAACAAACCATCATCCAGTACAACCCCTGGGTGATTATATATAGAGTATTGATTCTAAAATCCAGTGATTTTCTAAAACGTTCTGCCATATTATCTCTCCTTGCTAAAAATTTTATAGAAATATCACACAATTGTGTTATTATACCTTAATTATATCAATGAAAGGATTTTTACCATGATAAAGAAATTATTAAAATTCTTGCTTACTATTATTATAGCTCTCGTTGTATTATTCGCAATTTATTGTGCTTATGTCTTTATTTCATATCACAGAATTGATGATATGACTGCGCTTGAAATTGAAAACAATTCCTCTAAAGATGTACTAGAAAAAGATACAAGCTATACAATTGCCTCTGGAAATCTTGGCTTCGGTGCTTACTCAGATGACTACTCATTCTTTATGGATGGAGGAACCGAATCCTGGGCGTTTTCAAAAACAGCTGTTTATAACAATATTAATGGTTCGATTGATGTGATCAAGAGTTTGAATCCTGATCTTATCCTTCTTCAGGAAGTTGATTTAAATTCTACACGAAGCTATCACATAAATGAAAAGGATATCATTCTTGAAAACCTTGCGAAGACCGGAACTGATAAAATCAGCACAACCTTTTCAATAAATTATGACAGTCCATTTTTGATGTATCCGATAACTCAGCCACACGGTAAAACATTGGCTGGAGAATTTACAATTTCAAGCGTAAATATTAGCAAAGCAATCCGCCGTTCACTTCCTATTGAGGAAGGCTTGTCAAAGCTTATAGATTTGGATCGATGCTATGC contains:
- a CDS encoding endonuclease/exonuclease/phosphatase family protein encodes the protein MIKKLLKFLLTIIIALVVLFAIYCAYVFISYHRIDDMTALEIENNSSKDVLEKDTSYTIASGNLGFGAYSDDYSFFMDGGTESWAFSKTAVYNNINGSIDVIKSLNPDLILLQEVDLNSTRSYHINEKDIILENLAKTGTDKISTTFSINYDSPFLMYPITQPHGKTLAGEFTISSVNISKAIRRSLPIEEGLSKLIDLDRCYAKNYIPVEGGVYLVLYNVHLSAYTTDPSTADNQVKMLNEDMLAEVEAGNYVIAGGDMNKDVLGDSTKYFGTSAKDQYWAVAFPEELLDSCFTVVKPVDPNNPVPSCRNADSPYNENSFVITIDGFIVSSNVEVSESNVVDTGFKYSDHNPIYMDFKLK